CCCAACTCATAGTCCCAACTCATAGCCCCAACTCCTTGCCCGAATTCATAGCCACAACTCATAGTCCCACCTCATAGTCCCACCTCATAGTCCCACCTCATAGTCCCACCTCATAGCCCCAACTCATAGCCCCAACATAGCCCCAACTCATAGTCCCACTTTATAGTCCCACCTCATAGCCCAAACTCATAGTCCCAACTCATAGCCCCACCTCATAGTCCCATCTCATAGCCCCAACTCATAGTCCCACCTCATAGTCCCACCTTATAGCCCCACCTCATAGCCCCACCTCATAGCCCCAACTCTTAGCCACAACATAGACCCAACTCTTAGCCACAACATAGACCCAACTCTTAGCCACAACATAGACCCAACTCTTAGCCCCAACTCTTAGCCACAACATAGACCCAACTCTTAGCCACAACATAGACCCAACTCTTAGCCACAACATAGACCCAACTCTTAGCCACAACATAGACCCAACTCTTAGCCACAACATAGACCCAACTCTTAGCCACAACATAGACCCAACTCTTAGCCCCAACTCTTAGCCACAGCATAGACCCAACTCTTAGCCCCAACTCTTAGCCACAACATAGCCCCAACTCTTAGCCACAACATAGACCCAACTCTTAGCCACAACATAGACCCAACTCTTAGCCACAACATAGACCCAACTCATAGCCCCAACTCATAGCCACCCTTTATAGGCCCAACTCATAGCACCAACTCTTAGCCACAACACAGGCCCAACTCATAGCCACAACATAACCCCATCTCATAGCCACAACATAACCCCATCTCATAGCCACAACATAGCCCCAACTCATAGCCACAACATAGCCCCAACTCATAGCCCCAACTCATAGCTCCACCTCATAGTCCCACCACATAGACCCAACTCTTAGCCCCAACTCATAGCCACCTGGGTATACCTGACCCACTAAACTCTGACTCcaggcctcaacatggaagcgtTCATCAAGCCTTCTCTGAAGAAGCTTTCCTGAGActacaggggtgtattcattagtgcacaccgtagaAAAACTTTTAGTTCAGGTTTTTCCCTCCCAGTTTGGGCCTGTTTGCTCATTCCTATTGAATACACCCCAGGTCCTTTATCTCAGTTCTGtttctcctcttcagatgtaatGTCAGATGCCCACCgtaccctcttcctctcttagGACTAGAGTTACTTTAACTTAGTATTACCGGGCTATTAGTCTCTGCCTGTGGCTGTCTGGGACTAGTGTCTGGGACTAGTGTCTGGGACTAGTGTCTGGGACTAGTGTCTGGGACCACCTTAATGATCATATAGCCAAGCTGACAGCAGGCCAGCTGAGACAGGGGTAATAGGGCGCCAGAGGGCTTTCTGGGTGATGATGTGGGTTTGAGATGGTGAGTGGCTTAgtgtggaagaggagaggacttaTAAATAGCTCTGAATCAGCTACTTGCGAGTGGTTCTCCTGATTCATTGGGGTCAGGTCTCGGGATGTTTTCACTATCACTTTACGTTGTATtcactttcttcctctctccctaagTCACCATGGTCTGCTTTCCATACCAATCTCAGAAGTAATGATCTTACTCATGACAGCTAATACGTAGAACGCTGATCCCCAAATGAATAACAACAAGGTCGGTCAGTCACCATGACGATACTGATAAGGACCAATGCATGTGCACTCCACAGGTGGTCATCACACATCCATTACATTCCTAATGATTCAATCAAACATTGCGAACTCACTGGCTAATGTTTTCTGATTGCATTCCTATAACTAATTACAATCACTTACCGCTCTATTAGATTTGGCTCAATAGGTGACAGTGTTTGTAAGGTGTTATAGAGCTATTTTAGGCTGTATACTCATTTAGGCTTAATCTCTGTACATTCCTTAAGGCAATACCACTGTAGGTGAGATGTTACTGTGAGGTTTCACTTATCAAGTCCATCTGGCCTGTTTTcctgttttacacacacacacacacacacacacacacacacacacacacacacacacacacacacacacacacacacacacacacacacacacacacacacacacacacacacacacacacacacacacacacacacacacacacacacagttcagctGGGTACAGAATAGATCACACCTTCTCCACAGGGAGTGGACAGCAGCCGTATTGCTATAGCTCTGGGCCCAGGCTTTAATtaatttaaaaacatattttttaaattgaacctttatttaagtagacaagtcagttaagaacaaattcttatttacaatgacggcctaccagaaggtAAAAAGCCTCTTGTGGGGAccggggctgggattaaaaatatacataaataaatataggacaaaacacacatcacgacaagagagacacaacactacataaagaaagacctaagacaacaacatagcaaggcagcaacacatgacaacacagcatggtagcaaaaccacatgacaacaacatggtagcaacacaacatggcagctgcACAGCATGTTagtagcacaaaacatggtacaaactttattgggcacagacaacagcacagagGGCAAGAggatagagacaacaatacatcacacaaagcagccacaactgtcagtaagagtgtccatgataggagtctttgaatgaagagatggagataaaactgtccagtttgagtatttgttgcagcttgttccagtcgccagctgcagcaaactgaaaagaggagcgacccagggatgtgtgtgctttggggacctttaacagaatgtgactggcagaacgggtgttgtatgcggaggatgagggctgcagtagatatctcagataggggggagtgaggcctttTTACTGCAGTCACAATGAGATGAATAACCCCGTTGCTATGGCGAGCTGGCTTTGGGACTATATTCTGCCACTTGTGCTAAGGCGAGCTGTCAGTCAAAGTGGCTTTTAATCTTGTAGTTTCTTCCATTCTCCTTCAGGGAGACCCAGGGCCCTCTGGTGTGCTGACTCATTGTGTGGTGTGCTGACTGCCTTTTCATAAAACatgaaaaatgtatgtgtgtgtgtgtgtgtgtgtgtgtgtgtgtgtgtgtgtgtgtgtgtgtgtgtgtgtgtcgtgcgtgcgtgcgtgcgcatgcgcgtgcgcgtgcgcgtgtgtgtgcgtgtgtgtgtgtgtgtgccttcttCTTCTGCCCACCACAGTATGAGAATAGCCGGTTGTTTTTGAACGGTTCAtattgtaaagtatttttgatACCTCTctacacaggtgtgtgtgtattgggatgTTGGAGTACTCTGACTCCTGAATCTGAtagatatggtagtaggtggatGGTAGTATGACACTCAGTGCTGGGAAGAGAGATATTGGTTCTGGCTGTGGGCTGAAGGGGCATCTCTACACTCCTCAGGTCGGAGTTCAATTCTGTTCTCATTCATGTTTGGATATCAAACAAATATCATATTGATATCAAAATAAAtggataccaaaaacaatttctTATTTCACTTTTATCATATTAGTATTTGTAGTTGTTTATTTCTCTGTTTAGAATGCACATGAATAGATAATAATGAATGAATAATCAGACATGTGTATCTATAGGTACATGCAGTGGTAATGGCTCTGTAATCCATTGTGAAACAGTAGAATATAAAACAACAtattctgatgaagataattcctGTTTTGTTGGATTTAAAAGGCGTGGCTACTGGGCATGGCTACTGGGCGTGGCTACTGGGCGTGGCTATTGGGCGTGGCTACTGGGTGTGGCTACTGGGCGTGGCTACTGGGCGTGGCTACTGGGCATGGCTACTGGGTGCGGCTACTGGGCGTGGCTACTGGGTGTGGCTACTGGGCGTGGCTACTGGGCGTGGCTACTGGGCATGGCTACTGGGCGTGGCTACTGGGCGTGGCTACTGGGCGTGGCTACTGGGTGTGGCTACTGGGCATGGCTACTGGGCGTGGCTACTGGGCATGGCTGTCTAGATCAAATACAGCCTTTTCTGTGAAGCCCTTTATATACATCTATTCAGTTCATGTAAAGACTTGGCTGGTGCCCAAAGCTACATTACAGATGTTGTTGCATTGATTTTGACATACGAGGTATTTATTATCTGTCCTCCGTGCCCTACACAACATTAGCCCTCTCTTGGTTGGCCACTTTGTGGTTTACAACAATACAATGCGTGTTTTCAATTGGAATTTCTAGGGTTATCGATGAGCCACAGTACAATCTTAAATAGCCTTTGCTTTGTTTCAGTAGTAGGCTTCTGAGTGTTCCTTCACTCATACCGCCAGTGTCCATCAAACAACAAACATCACAGAAAGATTACAGTCTTAGTATGCTGTTGGGTATCTCTGCTTGTCGTTTGCCCCAGTTCAGTGTCCCCTCCATCATGGCTCCCCTATCAGATAAGCTGGAGTTCGTTCTCCAAGAGGTCAGGTTGATCCCTAGAAGCTGgccttgggtcagttttgcatttccacCGCTAATGATTCAGTTTAGAATTTTGGCAGggcaaactgatcctagatctgtattcCGTACCCAGGGGCACCTTCACCCAGGATGAGACAGTTACACGATTCCCTGGCAGCATTTACCGCTCCACACCACTAGGGCAGTCATGAGCAGAGTGACCAGCACAGGCACTCCAATGAAAGGCCCCAAGATACGTATAGGAGGGTCCCGAAGCAGCCTGCCGGTCAGAGCGCAGTCGTGAAAGTAGTCCCGGTGGAGGCGTATGAAGAGTTCGTCTATCTGCTGGTTGGGCCAGAAGCAGTGCATCTTGAGTGCCACAAAATAGGTGCAGTTGGTCAGTTCCTCGTAAGGCCTGCAAGGGGGGATAAAACATTGAAACTAGGGGGCAGCATGAGAAAACCAACTCTAACttttaaatacagtgcattcggaaagaattcagacatttttccaaaattttgttattattctaaaatagattaaaataataataatcagcatcaatctacacacaataccccataatgacaaagagaaaactgtctaaaaaaaagaagagaaataccttatttacataagtattcagaccctttgctatgagactcgaaattgagctcatgtgcatcctgctTCCGTTGATGGGGAATCTGTggaattcagttgattggacatgttttggaaaggcacacacctgtctatataaggtcacacagttgacagtgcatgtcagcgcaaaaaacaagccatgagtttgaaggaattgccgtagagctccgagacaggattatgtcgaggcacagatctggggaagggtaccaaaacatttctgcagcattgaagatccccaagaacacagtggcccccatcattcttaaatggaaaaagtttgcatccaccaagactcttcctagagctgactgcccggccaaactgagcaatcaggggagaatgggcttaggtgacaaagaacccgatggtcactctgacagagctccagagttcctctgtggagatgggagaactttccagaaggacagccatctctgcagcactccaccaatcaggcctttatggtagagtggccagacggaagctactcctcagtaaaaggcacatgacagcccgcttggtgtttgccaaaaggcacctaaagaccctcagaccatgggaaacaatattgtctggtctgatgaaaccaatattgaactctttgtcctgaatgccaagcgtcacgtctggaggaaacatggcaccatcctgacggtgaagcatggtgggggcagcatcatgctgattggatgtttttcagcggcagggactgggagactagtcaggatcgaggcaaagatgattggagcaaagtacagagagatccttgatgaaaacctgctccagagctctcgggacctcagactggacaatgaccctaagcacacagccaagacaacgcagcagtggcttcaggacaagtctctgaatgttcttgagttgcccagccagagcccggatttgaacccggtcgaacatctctggagagaccagaaaatagctgtgcagcgacgctccccatccaacctgacagagcttgagaggctctgcagagaagaatagtagaaaatccccaaatacagctagtaacgtcatacccaggaagacgcAATGCTTTAATTTcagccaaagttgcttcaacaaagtactgagtaaagggtatgaatagttacataaatgtgatatttccgtttttattttttaataaattagcaaacatttctacaaaccatttttttctttgtcattatggcgtactgtgtgtagattgatgaaaacaaaaacatttaatccattgtagaattaggctgtaatgtaaaaaaatgtgTTAGGTTTATTTTCGATATTATTGGCATCAAAATAGCCATTCCTCAAAACATGTCTGAAAAGTGACTCTTTGAAATcaggtctgtttctgtctccaacCGACGGAGTGGGAAAAGGCAAACTAACAGCTTGAATTACCAGCGGGCTTAGCACAGCTAAATATAGATACCATACTGGTGGTAGGGCTTAGCACAGCTAAATATAGATACCATACTGGTGGTAGGGCTTAGCACAGCTAAATATAGATACCATACTGGTGGTAGGGCTTAGCACAGCTAAATATAGATACCAtactggtggtaggggttagcaCAGCTAAATATAGCTACCATACTGGTGGTAGGGCTTAGCACAGCTAAATATAGATACCATACTGGTGGTAGGGCTTAGCACAGCTAAATATAGATACCATACTGGTGGTAGGGCTTAGCACAGCTAAATATAGATACCATACTGGTGGTAGGGCTTAGCACAGCTAAATATAGATACCATACTGGTGGTAGGGCTTAGCACAGCTAAATATAGATACCATACTGGTGGTAGGGCTTAGCACAGCTAAATATAGATACCAtactggtggtaggggttagcacagctaaatatagataccatactggtggtagggcttagcacagctaaatatagataccatactggtggtaggggttagcaCAGCTAAATATAGATACCATACTGGTGGTAGGGCTTAGCACAGCTAAATATAGATACCATACTGGTGGTAGGGCTTAGCACAGCTAAATATAGATACCATACTGGTGGTAGGGCTTAGCACAGCTAAATATAGATAC
This genomic interval from Oncorhynchus clarkii lewisi isolate Uvic-CL-2024 chromosome 18, UVic_Ocla_1.0, whole genome shotgun sequence contains the following:
- the LOC139372979 gene encoding receptor activity-modifying protein 1-like isoform X2: MALDCTSLTKLTLVLCVAARGFPPVSGCSDAYGRAIPPLSSCSGAYGRAISDFCVTKFTLDMKALDQSLWCSWSDTFQPYEELTNCTYFVALKMHCFWPNQQIDELFIRLHRDYFHDCALTGRLLRDPPIRILGPFIGVPVLVTLLMTALVVWSGKCCQGIV
- the LOC139372979 gene encoding receptor activity-modifying protein 1-like isoform X1; this encodes MALDCTSLTKLTLVLCVAAARGFPPVSGCSDAYGRAIPPLSSCSGAYGRAISDFCVTKFTLDMKALDQSLWCSWSDTFQPYEELTNCTYFVALKMHCFWPNQQIDELFIRLHRDYFHDCALTGRLLRDPPIRILGPFIGVPVLVTLLMTALVVWSGKCCQGIV